A section of the Chryseobacterium ginsenosidimutans genome encodes:
- a CDS encoding SH3 domain-containing protein yields MKKLLPFIIITFSLFLLNSCVKANDNIGHDGRCTGSAYCSACKNCSGCGHCNSGGTCGVCGGGSSGRSSSSENSSKRSKSNKHKTSESHKSSKIKSNKPPKVFIDEVNVNVNYNNKYIAGITTTNIYEKPSVKSKVITKVSKNEKLIQLSKEGSWYKVQVKSTGKKGYVFYKDVK; encoded by the coding sequence ATGAAAAAACTATTACCATTCATCATAATTACCTTCAGTTTATTTCTTTTAAATTCTTGTGTAAAAGCAAATGACAACATCGGACACGACGGAAGATGCACAGGTTCTGCCTATTGCTCTGCGTGTAAAAATTGCTCAGGATGCGGACATTGCAACAGTGGCGGAACTTGTGGAGTTTGCGGAGGAGGTTCTTCGGGAAGAAGTTCATCTTCAGAAAATTCTTCAAAAAGAAGCAAATCCAATAAACACAAAACTTCAGAGTCGCATAAATCTTCAAAAATCAAATCCAATAAACCTCCAAAAGTTTTTATTGATGAGGTGAACGTGAATGTGAATTACAACAACAAATATATTGCAGGAATTACAACGACAAATATTTACGAAAAGCCTTCTGTTAAATCTAAAGTAATAACTAAGGTTTCCAAAAATGAAAAGCTGATTCAACTTTCTAAAGAAGGTTCATGGTACAAAGTACAGGTAAAATCAACCGGTAAGAAAGGATATGTTTTTTATAAAGATGTAAAATAA
- a CDS encoding PH domain-containing protein — protein sequence MNLKNFLNEEQDPKAVEKLLGRINSLLTSQEFVEYIAVQKKPVLNLSPDCIALTNRRIIFCRPKNFGFSMDFQDYSWVDVADCHIKEGIVGSTFMMKTTRNLTNMMDYLPKNQARKLYQYAQEIEEQMRGVRREKDLETRRASAGGVTVNNATPIITHPQQFQQQQKPLLIENEDPFALLQKLKGLMENGIISPEEFEEKKNQILSRV from the coding sequence ATGAACTTAAAGAATTTTTTAAATGAAGAACAAGACCCAAAAGCCGTAGAAAAGCTTTTGGGAAGAATCAACAGTCTTCTTACTTCACAGGAGTTTGTAGAATATATTGCTGTTCAAAAGAAACCCGTTCTCAATCTTTCGCCGGATTGTATTGCGTTGACTAACAGAAGAATCATTTTCTGCAGACCTAAAAACTTCGGTTTTTCGATGGATTTTCAGGATTATAGTTGGGTAGATGTTGCAGACTGTCATATTAAGGAAGGAATCGTCGGCTCAACTTTCATGATGAAAACCACAAGAAATCTCACCAATATGATGGATTATCTTCCAAAAAACCAAGCCCGAAAACTTTATCAATATGCCCAGGAAATTGAAGAACAAATGAGAGGCGTTAGAAGAGAGAAGGATTTGGAAACCAGAAGAGCTTCAGCCGGTGGTGTTACAGTAAATAATGCAACTCCCATTATTACACATCCTCAACAATTTCAGCAACAGCAAAAACCTTTACTAATAGAAAATGAAGATCCTTTTGCCCTTTTGCAAAAACTAAAAGGCTTAATGGAAAACGGGATTATTTCTCCGGAAGAATTTGAAGAAAAAAAGAACCAAATTTTATCAAGAGTTTAA
- a CDS encoding TM2 domain-containing protein yields MRSKLTTALLAFFLGGLGIHRFYLGQNKLGLLYLLFCWTFIPTLISVLDFFIFIFMSEDNFNYKYNLKTGF; encoded by the coding sequence ATGAGATCAAAACTTACTACAGCATTACTTGCTTTTTTCCTCGGAGGATTAGGCATTCACAGATTTTATTTAGGTCAAAATAAATTGGGATTATTATACCTTTTGTTTTGTTGGACATTCATTCCTACGTTAATCTCAGTTTTAGATTTCTTCATTTTCATTTTTATGTCTGAAGATAATTTCAATTACAAATACAATCTTAAAACAGGATTTTAA
- a CDS encoding DUF6804 family protein, translated as MKPFLTFCALCCFIGIFRLPIEYYTFLRILVSIGALLVLYNTLSFKQHYFSIIFLVILILFNPVFPIYLYRKSVWIPIDTVTGILFLLINFIEKLEPKKEEEITEETSEHSTPIHQRTVSRDRIINPKKTKED; from the coding sequence ATGAAACCATTTCTCACTTTCTGTGCGCTGTGTTGTTTCATCGGTATTTTCAGGCTTCCCATAGAATATTATACTTTTCTCAGAATTCTTGTTTCCATCGGAGCTTTATTAGTTTTATACAATACGCTAAGCTTTAAACAACATTATTTCAGTATAATTTTTCTTGTTATTTTGATACTTTTCAATCCCGTTTTTCCCATTTATCTGTATCGGAAAAGTGTATGGATTCCGATTGATACTGTTACAGGAATTTTATTTCTGCTGATCAATTTTATAGAAAAATTAGAACCGAAAAAGGAAGAAGAAATTACCGAAGAAACCTCTGAACATTCAACACCAATACATCAAAGAACCGTTTCAAGGGACAGAATTATCAATCCTAAAAAAACAAAAGAAGACTAA
- a CDS encoding coiled-coil domain-containing protein — MDTTSIKNLFKLKSVPIEKPKEETISKTETDPNGESLEESRKRTYHESGYRDSSRTSGNHSTLSICLDAVYSKFQNEEKEMVEKQQKLKESYVNEQKNRETEIKSLTVSQETKEDLLKSKNKEVENHQNTIETLKSEILDLPRNPEKYNVKATRGASAKFLIGVVLLIPITLYLGTFYISTSYSAFFKIFDAKSTVIQSVLDANAWEKARNDGFIEVAFVTLIPFVFLGLGFLIHMFGENKTKANYTKLGLLFIVTFIFDSILAYEIESKLYELNRTFDSVPFDLKIAFTKIQFWGIIFAGFIVYIIWGVVFDFVMKEHREKDKIKSEQEIRQKTVLSLTEKINTLKKEIEEILANIGNTKELIIKTRGRIEELQNIIDGVIIPTKDYKLYASEYVQGWVTFIGEKIAVSKTEKQTMIDDCISTYNTNLEAVGANSDNQNLVYLSSL, encoded by the coding sequence ATGGATACGACCAGTATAAAAAATTTATTTAAATTAAAGTCAGTTCCGATTGAGAAACCCAAAGAGGAAACTATTTCAAAAACGGAAACTGATCCCAACGGAGAATCTCTCGAAGAAAGCAGAAAAAGAACCTATCATGAGTCGGGATACAGAGACAGCTCCAGAACAAGTGGAAACCACTCTACTCTATCAATTTGTCTCGATGCCGTTTACTCAAAATTTCAAAACGAGGAAAAAGAAATGGTTGAAAAACAGCAAAAACTCAAAGAATCTTATGTAAACGAACAAAAGAATCGCGAAACAGAAATAAAATCTTTAACCGTTTCACAGGAAACCAAAGAGGACTTACTAAAAAGTAAAAATAAAGAAGTTGAGAATCATCAAAATACGATTGAAACTTTAAAATCTGAAATCTTAGATTTACCCAGAAATCCTGAGAAATACAATGTAAAAGCGACAAGAGGAGCTTCAGCAAAATTCTTGATTGGTGTAGTTCTTTTGATTCCGATAACTTTATATTTAGGCACATTTTATATTTCAACATCTTATTCCGCATTTTTTAAAATTTTTGATGCAAAAAGCACCGTAATCCAAAGTGTTTTAGATGCAAATGCTTGGGAAAAAGCTAGGAATGATGGCTTTATTGAAGTTGCATTTGTTACTTTAATCCCGTTTGTATTTCTTGGATTGGGCTTTTTGATTCACATGTTCGGAGAAAATAAAACCAAAGCCAATTATACTAAATTGGGGTTATTATTCATTGTAACTTTTATTTTCGACTCGATTTTAGCCTACGAGATTGAATCGAAATTATATGAATTAAATAGAACTTTTGATTCTGTTCCATTTGATCTTAAAATAGCTTTTACCAAGATTCAGTTTTGGGGAATTATTTTCGCCGGATTCATTGTTTACATTATTTGGGGAGTTGTTTTCGATTTTGTAATGAAGGAACATAGAGAAAAAGATAAGATCAAAAGTGAACAGGAAATCAGACAAAAAACAGTGCTTTCACTTACAGAAAAAATCAACACTTTGAAAAAAGAAATTGAGGAAATTCTCGCCAACATCGGAAATACAAAAGAGCTCATTATCAAAACACGAGGCAGAATTGAAGAATTGCAGAATATTATTGACGGTGTTATTATCCCAACCAAAGATTATAAATTATATGCTTCTGAATATGTTCAGGGCTGGGTAACCTTTATTGGCGAAAAAATAGCAGTTTCAAAAACGGAAAAGCAGACCATGATCGATGATTGTATTTCCACCTACAACACGAATCTGGAAGCCGTAGGAGCCAATTCAGACAATCAAAACTTAGTTTATTTATCATCTTTATAA
- a CDS encoding GNAT family N-acetyltransferase, which translates to MRSNTIWKIKTFEEFTVSELYAVLKARIDVFVIEQNCPYPDLDNYDQKAIHIWAEENGDVLAYCRIFDKGIKYNETSLGRVLTTEKARGKSLGKLLIKYAVEIIENRFYTSEIRISAQDYLLKFYSDFGFVDTGKKYLEDDIPHTEMLRK; encoded by the coding sequence TTGAGGAGTAATACTATTTGGAAAATTAAAACTTTCGAAGAATTTACCGTTTCTGAATTGTACGCTGTTTTAAAAGCAAGAATCGATGTTTTTGTGATCGAACAAAACTGTCCTTATCCGGATTTGGATAATTATGACCAAAAAGCGATTCACATCTGGGCAGAAGAAAATGGAGATGTTCTGGCATACTGCCGTATTTTTGATAAGGGAATTAAATATAACGAAACTTCTTTAGGAAGAGTATTAACGACAGAAAAAGCGAGAGGGAAAAGCCTTGGAAAACTGTTGATAAAATATGCTGTTGAAATCATTGAAAACCGTTTTTACACTTCTGAAATAAGGATTTCTGCACAGGATTATTTATTGAAATTCTATTCCGATTTTGGATTTGTAGATACAGGAAAAAAATATTTGGAAGATGACATTCCGCACACGGAAATGTTGAGAAAATAA
- the yihA gene encoding ribosome biogenesis GTP-binding protein YihA/YsxC gives MVIKTATFVKSSGKWQECPEPTMAEYAFIGRSNVGKSSLINAMMNHKDLAKTSGTPGKTQLINHFLVNESWYLTDLPGYGYAKVSKSIRKDFEKLITNYILNRKNLVNLFVLIDSRHTPQQIDLEFIQWCGESGVPFSIVFTKVDKLKPNIVIKNVENYKAELHKTWEDLPEIYVTSAEKKTGGDEILDFIQKTNEFLTNNSVNFEE, from the coding sequence ATGGTTATTAAAACAGCAACATTTGTAAAGAGCAGCGGAAAATGGCAAGAGTGCCCGGAGCCTACTATGGCCGAATATGCTTTTATCGGAAGATCTAATGTTGGCAAATCATCACTGATAAATGCAATGATGAATCATAAGGATTTGGCTAAAACGTCCGGAACTCCGGGGAAAACGCAGCTTATTAATCATTTTTTAGTCAATGAAAGTTGGTACTTGACCGATTTACCGGGATATGGGTATGCAAAAGTTTCAAAGTCAATCCGAAAAGATTTTGAGAAACTGATCACCAATTATATTTTAAACAGGAAAAATTTGGTTAATCTTTTTGTTTTGATAGATTCAAGACATACTCCGCAACAGATTGATTTGGAATTTATCCAGTGGTGTGGCGAAAGTGGTGTTCCTTTTTCAATTGTTTTTACAAAAGTTGATAAGCTGAAACCGAATATTGTCATTAAAAATGTAGAAAATTATAAGGCTGAACTTCACAAAACATGGGAAGATCTTCCGGAAATCTATGTGACTTCTGCAGAAAAGAAAACAGGTGGCGACGAAATCCTGGATTTCATCCAAAAAACAAACGAATTTTTAACCAATAACAGTGTAAATTTTGAGGAGTAA
- a CDS encoding alpha/beta fold hydrolase yields MIFSTKKEKKYTFVEAGEGHPLVLLHGLMGGLSNFDKMVDFFSDRGFKVYVPQLPIYDLPVLNTNLTTIAKYIIKFIESNIGKPVTIVGNSMGGHVGLILTLARPDLVNNLVLTGSSGLYERTFGDSFPRKNDRSYIRKKTEEVFYDPSVATEELVDEVFGVVNDRMKGIKTVMLARSAIKHNMLHDLPKIKTPTCLIWGKQDNVTPPEVAEDMHKFIPNSELFWIDKCGHAAMMEKPDEFNEILYSWVKDKV; encoded by the coding sequence ATGATATTTAGTACAAAAAAAGAAAAGAAATATACTTTTGTTGAGGCGGGAGAAGGACATCCATTGGTGCTGTTGCACGGGTTAATGGGTGGATTGAGTAATTTCGATAAGATGGTAGATTTTTTTTCAGACAGAGGTTTCAAAGTATATGTTCCTCAGTTGCCGATCTACGATTTGCCGGTACTCAATACGAATCTTACAACCATTGCGAAATATATTATCAAGTTTATAGAAAGCAACATTGGAAAACCTGTAACAATTGTAGGGAACTCAATGGGAGGTCATGTAGGACTGATTTTAACTTTGGCAAGACCGGATTTGGTTAATAATCTTGTTCTTACGGGAAGTTCAGGATTGTACGAAAGAACTTTCGGAGATAGTTTTCCGAGAAAAAATGACCGTTCATATATAAGAAAGAAAACAGAAGAGGTTTTTTATGATCCATCTGTTGCCACTGAAGAATTGGTAGATGAAGTTTTTGGTGTTGTGAATGACAGGATGAAAGGAATTAAAACCGTTATGTTAGCAAGAAGCGCCATCAAACACAATATGCTGCATGATCTTCCTAAGATTAAAACACCGACATGTTTGATCTGGGGAAAACAGGATAATGTCACTCCTCCGGAAGTGGCGGAAGATATGCATAAGTTTATTCCGAATTCTGAGCTTTTCTGGATAGACAAATGCGGCCACGCAGCGATGATGGAGAAACCTGATGAATTCAACGAAATTCTCTACAGCTGGGTAAAAGATAAAGTTTAA
- the mraZ gene encoding division/cell wall cluster transcriptional repressor MraZ: protein MKSFIGTYECKIDDKGRLKVPSSLIKQMEDFEDRAFVVKRSVFQPCLEVYPMNAWDKVMSKINKLNRFIKKNADFIRMFTAGVKTVELDNAGRLQISKDLTHFATLQKDVVITSAGELFEIWDKEAYEKVISTNEVDFASLAEDVMGAFEEE from the coding sequence ATGAAAAGTTTCATTGGAACATATGAGTGTAAAATTGACGACAAAGGCCGTTTAAAAGTTCCTTCATCTCTTATCAAACAGATGGAAGACTTCGAAGACAGGGCATTTGTAGTCAAAAGATCTGTGTTCCAACCTTGTCTGGAAGTTTACCCTATGAATGCTTGGGATAAAGTGATGAGCAAGATTAACAAACTGAACAGATTTATTAAAAAGAATGCTGATTTCATTAGAATGTTTACGGCAGGAGTAAAAACTGTAGAATTGGATAATGCAGGAAGATTGCAGATTTCAAAAGACCTGACACATTTCGCAACCCTTCAGAAAGATGTTGTGATTACAAGTGCAGGAGAATTATTTGAAATTTGGGATAAAGAAGCGTATGAGAAAGTAATTTCTACCAATGAAGTTGATTTTGCAAGCCTTGCCGAAGATGTAATGGGAGCTTTCGAGGAAGAATAA
- the rsmH gene encoding 16S rRNA (cytosine(1402)-N(4))-methyltransferase RsmH, with amino-acid sequence MYHNPVLLKQSVDDLVTNPDGTYVDCTFGGGGHSREILSRLSEKGRLFGFDQDLDALKNTIDDPRFTLINQNFRFLENSLLMYGIPQVDGVLADLGVSSHQFDEADRGFSTRSNAPLDMRMNVMQSLDAKRVINDYEEDQLADIFYYYGELREARKLARDIVHHRKIKTINTTEDLKKLFSFLPPHKVNKFYAQLFQAIRIEVNQELEVLKEMLVQAYNILKPEGRLVVISYHSLEDRLVKRFLKNGMFEGEPQRDIYGNYQKTFELVKSKAIVPDDKEIEENSRARSAKMRIGIKV; translated from the coding sequence ATGTATCATAACCCCGTTTTACTGAAGCAAAGTGTTGATGATTTGGTAACGAATCCGGACGGAACATACGTGGACTGTACTTTTGGTGGCGGAGGTCACTCAAGAGAAATATTGAGCAGGCTTTCTGAAAAAGGAAGATTGTTCGGTTTTGATCAGGACTTAGATGCTCTTAAAAATACAATTGATGACCCGAGATTTACATTAATCAATCAGAATTTCAGATTTCTGGAAAACTCTTTATTGATGTATGGAATTCCTCAGGTGGACGGAGTTTTGGCTGATCTAGGAGTTTCTTCTCATCAGTTTGACGAAGCAGACAGAGGTTTTTCTACAAGAAGTAATGCTCCTTTGGACATGAGAATGAACGTGATGCAGAGTCTTGATGCCAAAAGAGTAATCAACGACTATGAAGAAGATCAGCTTGCTGACATTTTTTATTATTACGGTGAACTGAGAGAAGCAAGAAAACTGGCAAGAGATATTGTTCATCATAGAAAGATTAAAACTATCAATACGACAGAAGATCTGAAAAAATTATTCAGTTTTCTTCCGCCGCATAAGGTAAATAAGTTTTACGCCCAGTTATTTCAGGCGATAAGAATTGAAGTAAATCAGGAACTTGAAGTTTTAAAAGAAATGCTTGTTCAGGCATACAATATTTTAAAACCGGAAGGAAGATTGGTTGTCATTTCTTATCATTCTCTGGAAGATAGATTGGTAAAAAGATTTTTGAAAAACGGAATGTTTGAGGGTGAGCCTCAGAGAGACATTTACGGCAATTATCAAAAAACTTTTGAATTGGTTAAAAGTAAAGCGATTGTCCCGGACGATAAAGAAATCGAAGAAAACTCCAGAGCAAGGAGCGCAAAAATGAGAATAGGAATTAAAGTATAA
- a CDS encoding FtsL-like putative cell division protein — protein MAKRTTNRPQKRLTFIDIIKGNFLNRDEIKVHYRYFLLLFVLMMAMIFSNHLVNKKIKIVNALKEETEEYKSRNAYAQSKLIKVKMESELGKEVAKDSLMTLENHPHKLLIKLDSTDAKAK, from the coding sequence GTGGCAAAAAGAACAACAAATCGTCCTCAGAAGAGATTAACTTTTATAGATATTATAAAAGGAAATTTCCTGAACCGTGATGAGATAAAAGTACATTACAGGTACTTTTTGCTGTTGTTTGTGCTAATGATGGCAATGATTTTCAGCAATCACCTTGTCAACAAGAAAATTAAAATTGTTAACGCTTTAAAAGAAGAAACAGAAGAATATAAATCTAGAAATGCTTACGCCCAAAGTAAGCTGATAAAAGTAAAAATGGAATCAGAATTGGGGAAAGAAGTTGCAAAAGACTCTTTGATGACTTTGGAAAATCATCCTCATAAATTGCTAATAAAACTGGATAGTACAGATGCAAAAGCCAAGTGA
- a CDS encoding penicillin-binding transpeptidase domain-containing protein — protein sequence MQKPSEYDNKRKNTLRWGYLFAVVALCVFVMFLARIVILQNTNVQEIKDDYINKNYRTATLKAARGNLFASDGSILATTVMRYDIYLDFKTMKDSVYINNIGALTDSLSKMFGKPRGEFRKKFDEQRHKKNQYYTLAKGLDFDQYDRIRKFPIFKRGKNKGGFIVDRNYKRELATSEIGAGTIGMDDGEHKAGLEGAFSKYLKGTDGKRLEQRINSSQWKPIDFWKVQEPVDGEDVYTTLDLRIQDIAHSALQKQLINFEAKHGTVVVMEVATGKVRALVNLRRDDDGNYVDSYNYALKDNIEPGSTFKTISLLAAMDDGFIDENTTVNVGNGVWVYAKQRISDGHGGGTYDISDVLAKSSNVGTAKLITKYYAEKPQIFLDHLRRWKLFDKMELELPGITKPKIVTPDNKRWNAATLASIGYGYSSNINLLQLTTFYNGVANGGKMLKPLFIDKIMKDGKVMYNAKPEVMVEKMASEKAIKMMTSALTKAVEKGTGKSIFTPNLKMAGKTGTARFEYWLPGPMKYRASFAGFYPADNPKYTCYVMISEPNTAKGFYGATVSAPVFKEIAGKTFLKTPQNIEKEMLVDKKVNLNKMVEPNVKVAVNNKQMPSVVGLIGKNVIPQLENLGYRVDFKGVGRIREQFPLEGTTISKNQRIYLSLQN from the coding sequence ATGCAAAAGCCAAGTGAATACGACAACAAACGTAAAAATACGTTAAGATGGGGCTACCTCTTCGCAGTGGTGGCTTTGTGCGTGTTTGTAATGTTCCTGGCAAGAATTGTAATTCTGCAAAACACCAATGTTCAGGAGATTAAAGACGATTACATTAATAAAAATTATCGTACAGCGACCCTAAAAGCAGCTCGTGGGAATTTATTCGCTTCAGACGGCTCTATTTTGGCAACAACGGTGATGCGTTATGACATTTATCTTGATTTCAAAACAATGAAAGACTCTGTTTACATCAATAACATTGGTGCTTTAACAGATTCTTTAAGCAAGATGTTCGGAAAACCGAGAGGCGAATTCAGAAAGAAATTCGACGAACAAAGACACAAAAAAAACCAATACTATACTTTGGCTAAAGGGCTGGATTTTGATCAATATGACAGAATCAGAAAATTCCCGATCTTCAAAAGAGGTAAAAATAAAGGTGGTTTTATCGTTGACAGAAACTACAAAAGAGAACTCGCAACTTCAGAAATCGGAGCCGGAACCATCGGAATGGATGACGGTGAACATAAGGCAGGATTAGAAGGTGCTTTTTCAAAATATTTAAAAGGAACCGACGGCAAAAGATTAGAACAAAGAATCAATTCATCTCAATGGAAACCAATTGATTTCTGGAAAGTTCAGGAACCGGTAGACGGCGAGGATGTTTATACTACTTTAGATCTTAGAATTCAAGATATTGCACATTCTGCTCTTCAAAAACAACTTATCAATTTCGAAGCAAAACATGGAACGGTGGTCGTTATGGAAGTCGCAACCGGAAAAGTCCGCGCTTTGGTTAACTTAAGAAGAGACGATGACGGAAACTATGTGGATTCATACAATTATGCCTTAAAAGACAATATCGAACCGGGTTCTACTTTTAAAACCATTTCCTTATTGGCAGCAATGGACGATGGTTTCATCGATGAAAATACAACAGTAAACGTAGGGAACGGAGTTTGGGTTTATGCAAAACAGAGAATTTCTGACGGTCACGGTGGTGGAACTTATGACATTAGTGATGTTTTGGCAAAATCAAGTAACGTAGGAACAGCGAAGCTAATTACAAAGTATTACGCAGAAAAGCCTCAGATTTTCCTTGATCATTTAAGACGCTGGAAATTATTCGATAAAATGGAGCTCGAACTTCCGGGAATCACAAAACCGAAGATCGTAACTCCAGACAATAAAAGATGGAATGCGGCAACCTTAGCTTCAATTGGTTACGGATATTCTTCAAATATCAATTTATTACAATTAACAACTTTCTACAACGGAGTTGCTAATGGTGGTAAAATGCTAAAACCCCTGTTCATCGATAAAATCATGAAAGACGGAAAGGTAATGTATAATGCAAAACCTGAAGTAATGGTTGAAAAAATGGCTTCTGAAAAAGCAATTAAAATGATGACCAGCGCTTTAACAAAAGCCGTTGAAAAAGGAACAGGAAAAAGTATTTTCACGCCAAACTTAAAAATGGCAGGGAAAACAGGAACTGCAAGATTTGAATATTGGCTACCCGGCCCTATGAAATATCGCGCTTCATTCGCAGGCTTTTATCCTGCTGATAATCCGAAATATACATGTTATGTGATGATCAGTGAGCCCAACACGGCAAAAGGATTTTACGGAGCTACAGTTTCGGCACCGGTGTTTAAAGAAATTGCAGGAAAAACCTTCCTGAAAACACCACAAAATATTGAAAAAGAAATGCTTGTTGACAAAAAGGTAAACCTAAATAAAATGGTTGAACCTAATGTGAAAGTAGCAGTTAATAATAAACAAATGCCAAGCGTAGTTGGATTAATCGGTAAAAATGTAATCCCTCAATTGGAAAACTTAGGATATCGTGTTGATTTTAAAGGAGTAGGAAGAATAAGAGAACAATTCCCGCTAGAAGGCACAACAATTAGTAAAAATCAGAGAATTTATTTGTCTCTGCAGAATTAA
- a CDS encoding UDP-N-acetylmuramoyl-L-alanyl-D-glutamate--2,6-diaminopimelate ligase: MQLIELLKRIPVLEIHGDNTCEVYELVFDSRKVTEGSLYIAMRGTVVDGHSFIASSVEKGAKAIVCEEFPENLDANITYVKVKDSSKTLGQLASNFYGNPSEKLKLIGVTGTNGKTSVSTLLFDVFKNLGYDSALLSTVEIRIGDKIIPATHTTPDVITINKILAQAVEEGCDFAFMEVSSHGISQNRIEGLHFKIAGFTNLTHDHLDYHKTFDEYLKTKKRFFDQLEDTAVVITNVDDKNGNVMLQNTKATKKSYALKTMADFHGKLLEVDFNGMLLNFNGKEFWTTLTGKFNVYNLLLVFGIASELGFEQDEILQAISKLKRVSGRFETFKSDGGIFFIVDYAHTPDALENILDSINDIRTKNERLITVFGCGGDRDHSKRPEMGNIASKKSTLAIITSDNPRTEDPAQIIKEIEAGVEPQYYSKYTSIPDRREAIKMAIKFAEPKDIVLVAGKGHENYQEINGVKHHFDDKEVINELWKLMSK, translated from the coding sequence ATGCAATTAATTGAATTATTAAAAAGAATTCCAGTTTTAGAAATTCACGGTGATAACACCTGTGAGGTTTACGAATTGGTTTTCGACAGCAGAAAGGTAACGGAAGGCTCTTTGTATATCGCAATGAGAGGTACGGTTGTGGATGGACATTCATTTATTGCATCTTCCGTTGAAAAGGGGGCAAAAGCAATCGTTTGTGAAGAATTTCCTGAAAATCTGGATGCGAATATTACATACGTCAAAGTAAAAGATTCTTCTAAGACTTTGGGGCAATTAGCTTCTAATTTCTACGGAAACCCTTCTGAAAAATTAAAATTAATTGGAGTTACAGGAACGAATGGAAAAACTTCTGTTTCTACGTTGCTTTTTGATGTTTTTAAAAATTTAGGTTATGATTCAGCTTTGCTTTCTACGGTTGAAATCAGAATCGGAGATAAAATAATTCCGGCAACCCATACGACTCCGGATGTTATTACAATCAATAAAATTTTAGCTCAGGCTGTTGAAGAAGGCTGTGATTTTGCTTTCATGGAAGTAAGCTCTCACGGGATTTCTCAAAACAGGATTGAAGGGCTTCATTTTAAAATTGCAGGTTTTACCAACCTTACACACGATCATTTAGATTATCATAAAACTTTTGATGAGTATTTAAAAACAAAGAAAAGATTTTTTGATCAGTTAGAAGATACAGCTGTTGTCATTACAAATGTTGATGATAAAAACGGAAATGTCATGCTTCAAAACACAAAAGCAACAAAAAAGTCTTACGCTTTGAAGACAATGGCAGATTTTCACGGAAAGTTACTGGAAGTTGATTTCAACGGAATGTTATTGAATTTTAATGGAAAAGAATTCTGGACAACGTTAACAGGCAAATTTAATGTTTACAATTTACTGTTGGTTTTTGGGATTGCTTCTGAACTTGGTTTTGAACAGGACGAAATTCTTCAGGCAATCAGCAAATTAAAAAGAGTGTCCGGAAGATTTGAAACTTTCAAATCAGATGGCGGAATTTTCTTTATTGTTGATTATGCACACACTCCGGATGCCTTGGAAAACATTCTGGACAGCATTAACGACATTAGAACAAAAAACGAAAGATTAATTACCGTTTTCGGTTGTGGAGGCGACAGAGACCATTCAAAAAGACCCGAAATGGGAAATATTGCTTCAAAAAAATCAACATTGGCAATTATTACTTCCGACAACCCGCGAACGGAAGATCCGGCGCAGATCATAAAAGAAATTGAAGCAGGTGTCGAACCTCAGTATTATAGCAAATATACCTCAATTCCTGACAGAAGAGAGGCAATAAAAATGGCAATAAAGTTTGCCGAACCAAAGGATATTGTTTTGGTCGCCGGAAAAGGTCACGAAAACTATCAGGAGATAAATGGTGTAAAACATCATTTTGACGATAAAGAAGTAATTAATGAGCTTTGGAAGTTAATGAGTAAATAG